A stretch of Spirosoma oryzicola DNA encodes these proteins:
- a CDS encoding ABC transporter permease, translating into MLKSYLTTLRALKRNWSYSVINVLGLTLGLACCLLLFLAIRYELNFDRHNVHADQLYRIITFDVTSNGDRREVGMPLPALPALRNDFPDLKNQVTMVNRITNVVVSVGDKASRTTKKFQEGDGVLAFVEPEYFRLFDYGWKKGSTQTALSRPNTVVLSERMAQKYFGTDNPIGKVLRVENRMDFVVTGVVQELPATTSVPFEVLLSFASLKQYGASTNWDDWQSTYGGAQIYMRLPGTTAEQATASAQMERQLAAFIKKYHRPEDAQNLRYELQPLTAIHFDTRTDNYSKRTISKEMVWAMGLIGLFILITACVNFINLATAQAIRRAKEVGVRKVLGSSRGQLVRQFLGETGVLTSLAMGLALLIAQLALPYVGELLNIKPGAAQLTDPTVLIFLVGLGVLTIGLAGFYPAIVLSGYQPILALKGKTQASTPGRSRGIAPLSLRRGLIVGQFAISQLLIIGTIIAYSQMSYFRSADLGYSRDAVLSVLIPEKKPGQLESLKAKLTGLPGIQSMSFAMTTPSSTSNWTTGFRFEHTDKEPDYGVLMRPADTAYVRTYGLKLLAGRMYQPADTMREFVINEAFMKRLGFQKPEQVIGKLMTVNGEETRKPIVGVVKDFNIFSLHQRIDPSILTSYRDQYRSLGIKLAAGYTSPERISQLMSQVETAWNATYPDFVFKYTFLDETLARFYQNEERMYSLFRLLAGIAIFIGCLGLYGVVAFMAESRTKEVGIRKVLGASTSHIFGLFSIDFVKLVLIALVLSSPLAWYVMNQWLQKFAYKIDIEWWMFALAGLLAVGIALLTVSFQSIKAALMNPVKSLRGE; encoded by the coding sequence ATGCTTAAAAGTTATCTAACCACCCTCCGGGCCCTGAAGCGAAACTGGAGCTATTCCGTTATCAACGTGCTGGGCCTAACCCTGGGGCTTGCCTGCTGTTTGCTGCTGTTTCTGGCGATCCGCTACGAACTGAATTTCGACCGGCATAATGTCCACGCGGATCAGCTATACCGGATCATCACGTTTGACGTAACGTCGAACGGCGACCGTCGGGAGGTGGGTATGCCCTTACCCGCGTTGCCTGCTTTGCGAAACGATTTTCCGGACCTAAAGAATCAGGTGACGATGGTTAACCGAATTACCAACGTCGTGGTGAGCGTTGGGGATAAAGCCAGCCGGACAACGAAAAAATTTCAGGAAGGCGATGGTGTACTGGCTTTTGTCGAGCCTGAATATTTCCGGCTGTTTGATTACGGCTGGAAAAAAGGAAGTACCCAAACCGCGCTTTCCCGACCAAATACGGTGGTACTGAGCGAGCGGATGGCTCAGAAATATTTTGGTACGGACAACCCGATCGGGAAGGTGCTGCGTGTCGAGAATAGAATGGATTTTGTGGTAACGGGTGTCGTACAGGAGCTACCCGCCACAACGAGCGTTCCGTTTGAAGTCCTTCTTTCGTTTGCCTCGCTGAAACAGTACGGTGCCTCCACAAATTGGGATGACTGGCAATCAACCTACGGCGGAGCGCAGATTTACATGCGGTTGCCCGGTACTACCGCCGAGCAGGCAACGGCTTCGGCGCAGATGGAGCGGCAGTTGGCGGCCTTCATCAAAAAATACCACCGCCCCGAAGATGCTCAAAACCTGCGCTACGAGTTACAGCCCTTAACCGCCATTCATTTCGATACGCGCACGGACAACTACAGCAAGCGGACCATTAGCAAGGAAATGGTCTGGGCGATGGGGCTGATCGGTCTGTTTATCCTAATTACGGCCTGTGTCAACTTTATCAACTTAGCGACGGCGCAGGCCATTCGGCGGGCCAAAGAAGTCGGTGTTCGGAAGGTGCTGGGCAGTTCGCGCGGTCAGCTGGTGCGGCAGTTCCTGGGCGAAACGGGCGTACTGACGAGTCTGGCAATGGGACTGGCTCTGCTGATTGCGCAGCTAGCGTTGCCGTACGTTGGCGAGTTACTGAACATCAAACCGGGAGCCGCTCAGCTAACCGACCCTACGGTGCTTATCTTCCTGGTAGGGCTTGGGGTTCTCACAATCGGATTAGCAGGCTTTTATCCGGCAATAGTGCTGTCGGGCTATCAGCCTATTCTGGCACTGAAAGGTAAAACGCAGGCGTCGACGCCCGGCCGTTCACGGGGTATTGCGCCCCTGTCGCTTCGGCGCGGATTGATTGTTGGTCAGTTTGCCATTTCGCAGTTGCTGATTATCGGTACCATCATTGCCTACAGCCAGATGAGCTACTTCCGGTCTGCCGATCTGGGGTACAGCCGGGACGCGGTGTTGTCGGTGCTTATTCCGGAAAAAAAACCGGGACAGCTGGAAAGCTTGAAGGCAAAGCTGACGGGTCTGCCCGGTATTCAGTCGATGAGCTTCGCCATGACCACGCCTTCCTCGACCAGCAACTGGACCACGGGCTTCCGATTCGAGCATACGGATAAAGAACCGGACTACGGTGTATTGATGCGTCCCGCTGATACGGCCTATGTGCGTACGTACGGTCTGAAACTGCTGGCTGGTCGAATGTATCAACCGGCGGACACCATGCGGGAGTTTGTTATCAACGAAGCTTTTATGAAACGACTGGGCTTTCAGAAACCCGAACAGGTTATCGGTAAATTGATGACGGTGAATGGCGAGGAGACCCGAAAACCCATTGTTGGTGTTGTTAAAGACTTCAATATCTTCTCTTTACACCAGCGAATTGATCCTAGCATCCTAACCTCATACCGCGATCAGTACCGTAGTTTGGGCATCAAACTGGCAGCGGGTTACACGAGTCCCGAACGCATTAGCCAACTCATGAGCCAGGTAGAAACGGCCTGGAATGCCACGTATCCCGACTTCGTTTTCAAATACACGTTCCTGGACGAAACGCTCGCCCGATTCTACCAGAATGAAGAACGGATGTATTCGCTGTTTCGGCTGCTGGCGGGGATCGCCATTTTTATCGGTTGCCTGGGCTTGTACGGTGTCGTGGCATTCATGGCCGAATCCAGAACCAAAGAAGTCGGTATCCGGAAAGTGCTGGGCGCGTCAACCAGCCACATTTTCGGCTTGTTCTCCATTGATTTCGTGAAACTTGTCCTGATCGCCCTGGTGCTCAGTTCTCCGCTGGCCTGGTACGTGATGAATCAGTGGCTCCAAAAATTTGCTTACAAGATCGACATCGAATGGTGGATGTTTGCCCTGGCGGGTCTGCTAGCTGTAGGGATTGCTCTGCTAACAGTGAGTTTTCAGAGTATCAAAGCGGCCCTGATGAACCCGGTCAAAAGTCTGCGTGGTGAATAA
- a CDS encoding ABC transporter permease, translated as MLLNYFKIAWRNLIRYRTYSLLNILGLAGGLACGILIFLTTQFLVGFDSYHTKADRIYRVVTQMKHDEVRFSRGTPKPLAEVLRRDFPVVEQVARLERLHDRIISVPKPNGGFLAKFNETKTVCFAEPQLFSIIDADWLIGNPQATLSTPNSVVLTEKYARKYFGTANPIGKTLRFDNQLDLNVTGVLKDHPANTNFNYEAYISYSTIAGLAGANESLRDWYNVNSEAMCFVVLPTGAPADRLTAAFQTIRRKAYTPDNQKVYSFLLQPLNDIQFNVQYGGRVDRRLLVALNLVGLFLVISACINFINMATAHALKRSKEVGVRKVMGSTRGQLFGQFMIETAIITLLAVLLALALTHTGLPAMNEAMSVLNAHMSLADLAQPKRLLILLSLVLAVILLAGFYPSLMMAGFNPITALRGRLTTQAVGGFPVRRGLVIVQFFIAQLFTIGVVVIMAQLRYVRKADLGFNKEGIMLVDLPGQAMADPLKQEMLRHRMLQTPGIRQVALINQPPASGTINQYSFSYDTRTKPEDFEIQTKIGDVNYLPLFGMKLVAGRNFLTTDSTSQDVIVNETVVSRLGARAPGQVIGKRIRIWNTDKTIVGVVNDFHTNSLRGSVEPVMIVNDGMRSRMAALKMDGNDLPKTVKAIEAVFNGVFPEYVFEHRFIDELLDEFYKAEHIMLALTQVFALIAILIGCLGMYGLVAFMVESKSKEIGVRKVLGASAGQVLWLFGREFGRLIVVAFLVAAPLGWWLMNTWLQDYVYRTPLTGWMFLLTILVTTAITLLTVSAQSVKAALTNPVKSLRSE; from the coding sequence ATGCTGCTCAATTATTTTAAAATCGCCTGGCGGAATCTGATCCGGTATCGTACGTACAGTCTGCTGAACATCCTTGGATTGGCAGGAGGATTGGCTTGCGGTATCCTCATCTTTCTGACAACGCAGTTTCTCGTTGGCTTTGACTCCTACCACACCAAGGCCGACCGTATCTACCGCGTGGTGACGCAGATGAAGCACGACGAGGTGCGGTTCTCACGCGGAACGCCCAAGCCCCTGGCCGAAGTACTGCGTCGCGATTTTCCGGTAGTAGAGCAGGTGGCCCGGTTGGAACGGTTGCATGACCGGATCATCAGCGTACCCAAACCCAACGGTGGTTTCTTAGCCAAGTTCAACGAAACGAAAACGGTTTGTTTCGCCGAGCCGCAACTGTTTAGCATCATCGACGCCGACTGGCTGATCGGTAATCCGCAAGCGACACTATCAACGCCAAATTCAGTAGTGCTGACCGAAAAATATGCCAGGAAATACTTCGGCACTGCGAATCCCATCGGCAAAACGCTGCGCTTTGATAATCAGCTGGATCTGAACGTGACCGGTGTCTTGAAAGATCACCCGGCCAATACGAATTTCAATTATGAAGCGTATATCTCCTACAGTACGATTGCCGGACTGGCGGGCGCTAACGAGTCATTACGTGATTGGTACAACGTCAACAGCGAGGCTATGTGTTTCGTTGTGCTACCAACCGGCGCACCCGCTGATCGTCTGACAGCTGCTTTTCAGACGATTCGGAGAAAAGCCTATACGCCCGACAATCAGAAAGTGTATAGTTTCTTGCTGCAACCGCTAAACGATATTCAGTTTAACGTTCAGTATGGTGGTCGAGTGGACAGAAGGCTTTTGGTCGCGCTGAATCTGGTTGGGTTGTTTCTGGTGATTTCAGCCTGCATCAATTTCATCAACATGGCGACGGCTCACGCGCTTAAACGCTCAAAAGAAGTTGGGGTTCGGAAAGTGATGGGCAGCACGCGCGGGCAGTTGTTCGGGCAGTTTATGATTGAAACCGCGATCATTACGCTGCTGGCGGTACTACTTGCGCTGGCTCTGACGCACACGGGGCTTCCGGCGATGAATGAAGCCATGTCGGTACTCAACGCCCATATGTCGTTGGCTGACTTAGCACAGCCCAAACGGCTATTGATCCTATTGTCGCTGGTGCTGGCCGTAATTCTGCTGGCTGGCTTTTATCCGTCGTTGATGATGGCGGGTTTCAATCCGATAACGGCCTTGCGGGGGCGACTAACGACGCAGGCGGTGGGCGGCTTCCCGGTGCGGAGGGGATTGGTGATCGTTCAGTTTTTTATCGCTCAGTTGTTTACGATCGGCGTGGTAGTGATCATGGCGCAGCTGCGTTACGTTCGAAAGGCCGATCTTGGTTTCAACAAAGAAGGCATTATGCTGGTGGATCTGCCCGGTCAGGCGATGGCCGATCCGCTTAAGCAGGAAATGCTGCGGCATCGGATGCTGCAAACACCCGGCATTCGGCAGGTTGCGTTAATAAATCAGCCCCCCGCTTCGGGAACCATCAACCAGTATTCGTTCTCGTACGATACGCGCACCAAACCGGAAGACTTCGAAATACAAACCAAGATCGGCGACGTAAATTACCTGCCTTTGTTCGGCATGAAACTAGTGGCCGGACGTAATTTTCTGACTACTGATAGCACCTCGCAGGACGTGATCGTGAACGAAACGGTTGTCTCCCGACTGGGAGCGCGCGCACCGGGCCAGGTGATAGGCAAGCGGATTCGTATCTGGAATACCGACAAAACGATTGTCGGGGTCGTGAATGATTTTCACACCAATTCGCTGCGGGGTTCGGTAGAGCCGGTGATGATCGTCAATGATGGTATGCGCAGCCGCATGGCTGCGCTGAAAATGGATGGTAACGACTTGCCAAAGACGGTAAAAGCAATCGAAGCTGTTTTTAACGGGGTCTTTCCCGAATACGTCTTCGAGCACCGATTTATCGATGAACTGCTGGACGAATTCTACAAAGCCGAACACATCATGTTAGCCCTGACGCAGGTGTTTGCGCTGATCGCTATCCTGATTGGCTGCCTGGGCATGTACGGGCTGGTGGCGTTTATGGTGGAGTCGAAAAGCAAGGAGATTGGGGTGCGCAAAGTGCTCGGCGCTAGTGCTGGGCAGGTGCTGTGGCTGTTTGGACGAGAGTTTGGTCGCCTGATTGTCGTAGCTTTTCTGGTTGCCGCTCCGCTCGGATGGTGGCTAATGAATACCTGGCTACAGGATTATGTCTACCGTACGCCACTGACAGGCTGGATGTTTTTGCTGACGATCCTGGTGACCACTGCCATTACGCTACTGACCGTTTCGGCACAGTCTGTGAAAGCGGCTCTGACGAATCCGGTTAAAAGTTTGAGAAGCGAGTAA